From a region of the Etheostoma cragini isolate CJK2018 chromosome 22, CSU_Ecrag_1.0, whole genome shotgun sequence genome:
- the LOC117938241 gene encoding macrophage mannose receptor 1-like, with amino-acid sequence MYNVLLLIMAASVTAGLSAVSSYSGPQYYFVYERKNMTEAKRYCREKYTDLSTVYNMEDVKTLNNMADLSKMVYTEYPEYYNHRAWIGLYNDVNSWRWSLTNTSFDQPGETEFRQWRTGEPNNCMSQEHCTEMGFDGLWNDVSCERSMKAVCVHVTGPNVTFILTDISMTWPAAQNYCRQQYTDLASVRNSTENQKVQGLIPTNGSVFIGLFRDPWKWSDGSASSFRYWNQDNKEPNNNKQEELCVAADFSQLGQWEDWNCDVKRAFICVGPVPASKQVIRLRLEKKNSPDVNDQAFMEAMLKQLQQKLGARDRDIKLSWRKQADGQVFHKKKEEDELK; translated from the exons ATGTACAACGTCCTGCTGCTCATCATGGCTGCATCAG TCACCGCAGGGCTGAGTGCTGTGTCATCATACTCTGGACCCCAGTACTATTTTGTCTACGAGCGGAAGAACATGACAGAAGCAAAACGTTACTGCAGAGAGAAGTACACTGACCTGTCCACTGTGTACAACATGGAGGATGTGAAGACTCTCAACAACATGGCAGATTTAAGCAAAATGGTCTACACAGAATACCCAGAATACTACAACCAT CGAGCCTGGATAGGACTGTACAATGACGTGAACAGCTGGCGGTGGTCATTGACCAACACAAGTTTCGACCAACCCGGCGAGACGGAGTTCAGACAGTGGCGTACTGGGGAACCCAATAATTGTATGAGTCAAGAACACTGCACAGAGATGGGTTTTGATGGGCTTTGGAATGATGTCAGTTGTGAAAGATCCATGAAGGCAGTCTGCGTACATGTCACAG GGCCAAATGTGACGTTTATCCTCACTGACATCTCCATGACCTGGCCTGCGGCCCAGAACTACTGCAGACAGCAGTACACAGACCTGGCCAGCGTGAGGAACAGCACAGAGAACCAGAAGGTGCAGGGGCTGATACCTACTAATGGATCAGTCTTCATCGGCCTTTTCAGAGATCCCTGGAAGTGGTCGGACGGAAGTGCTTCCTCATTCAGGTACTGGAATCAGGACAATAAGGaacccaacaacaacaagcagGAGGAGCTTTGTGTGGCTGCAGACTTTAGTCAACTTGGACAATGGGAAGACTGGAACTGTGACGTCAAGAGAGCATTCATTTGCGTTGGTCCAG tgcCTGCTTCAAAGCAAGTGATAAGACTGAGGTTGGAGAAGAAGAACTCCCCGGACGTGAACGACCAAGCCTTCATGGAGGCCATGTTGAAGCAG CTCCAACAGAAGCTGGGGGCCCGGGACCGGGACATCAAACTAAGCTGGAGGAAGCAGGCCGATGGACAAGTGTTCCacaagaagaaggaggaggatgagCTGAAATGA